TTGACGGGGGGTCGAGGTCAGAAAACGACTCGGAGAGTGAATACCCACGtccagcttttttttctctctctcgtggggggaataaagagtttaaaatcaGATCTTAATTATACACCGATTTTTATTAATCACGAGGCATTACAATTGGTTTCGTTGCAAGTACAGACGCAAATTACTGACTTCGGTAGCAAAAGCATCACAGAGATGAAGTGCggctatttttttaaatcataaacgCTTCGAACCTCTTCGTGCGAACCAAATGGACCTCGCTTTTTAAAGCGTTCTAAAAGCAGAGTAGAAAACGATTTTAAATTCGATTGCTTTTTATATCCAACTCCTGTCCAATAAAGGCTGTTCCCTTTCCGACACTGGGCAGAGGGGCAAGAGATTATCTGAACAGCTCCTTCATCCAAACTCTCCCATCAGAATCTACTCCTGGTTTGCACCAGTCAATACGCAAAAGTTCCCCCtttgaaaatagattttttttacaaaatacagcttttttaaaaaaacttcattaTGAAGTACAGTACTTTGAAGGGGCGGGTCGGTGCCCCCCGGCGATCAGTGGGCGGAATCCGAGTCACTCGAGTCCAAGCTGTACCTCAGCTGAGAGCTGCTTAAAGTGGCCTTCTGGCCGCGGGAGTTCTGCGCGCTCCTCCGGAGACACTCGAGCGACTGCAGGAACGACTTCTTGGCTTTCTCCTCCTCCAGAGCCGAGACCccttcctcctccacctcctgGATCTCATCGAAAGTGACCGGCTGCGTCTTGAACCTGGCCTCCCTGGGTCTCCTCTGCCTCAGCTTGGCTCTCTGCAGCTGTCGCCGCAGCGGCTGCGGAAACTCCTCCGTGATGCCAGCGTAGTTCGGCATCACCGCCTGGTAACTGGTGCAGATCCCCACCACCTCGCCTTGCTTGCCCGCTGCCATCCGTGTCTACTCGGCTCCTTCTCCTTCCGAGGTTGCCGCAACTTTGACTCAGTCTGCGTTGGAGAGACCATTTATACAGAGAGTCCGGCCCACGTGCTCGCAGACTCCGATGACAACAGTTGCCTTTTAAAGCGGCCCAGTCCTGCCCGCGCACTTTTGGGGGGGCTGACGTACTTGACATGATTTTATGAATGCATTCCCTGTTTGTTTCCGGGTGCACCATTCATTTTCCCCGTGCTGGGTAATGGCAGGGCTTCTCGCAACTTTCGTTCACCTTTCTCCGTGCCGCCGCACCAATAGAAGAAACCGAGCAGTGAGGTGGGAAAGGGGGCTGAACCATTGCAAGAGTCCTCCTGCCGCCGTTTAATCAGGTCGCAACAAGCCGAGGACGTCTCTCCGGGAACACCTTCCACAACGTTGCGGCTCCACCGAGGGGATTTCGCAGATGGTTTGTCATCGCAGGGCATGGGATTTATTCCAGTTCCCTTCAACATTTTTAGTTAtttcaacattttatttattttgtaagatgctGCTGTTGCGAAACAACCAAATTCCTGACATGTTCTGgacaaataaattctgattcgaccTGCATCGGGTGGCCTTGTCCCAGAATGACTGGAGTGAACAAATCTGCTTCAAAAGTTCTGCTGCGTGAAACTTCCACTCGGGGCACGAAGTATAAttttttaaaggcgatttttttccATGCCAATCTTAAATATGAAATTTTACTCCCGATGTACTAATGGCCCAatggcacacacacaaacaaaggtCTTAAGTGAACGTTTTCCCCTTTGGTGAGTAGGTCTGGACTTGCACTGCCATGTTTTCCTGATCTCGTATTGATGCGGACAAAAGGAAATCCCACTGGTAATTTCATTTCCTACCCCGCCGCATTCTTCTTGTGTTTACATTCATTTAATTCTCCATAATGAACTCTTCATTCATCTTGTTCGGATCTCTCTACGGCTGGAGAATTGGCTAAATGTGAATGGCCTCCAATCCTCCCTGAGCAGATTATAAACATAGTGGACACCATGACATGTGGCAGCTGTCAAAGTTCAGGGCTCCTGCATATCAGGCCACATTTCATATTCCATTGTATCAACGATTAAAAGGAAAACCAGCAAAATGGCAGATTGGAATGTGTTAGATTTAACCCCAATCATGTGTCATTAGCCCTGGGACTGTTTCATTTGTGTACATTATATTTACAATGTTGCCATTACAGTTTGAAGTCGTCCCATTTTCCTTGTGAGATCTGTTCCTTGCCAATTATTCTGGACTGTGGCTTTATCATCACATTTCTACTGTTTGTCTATTATTTTTAGTCAAGCTCACTGAACCAGCCATCATTAATTTTGCCACTAATTTATAGTCTTTACATAACTTGGATCTGGACATCGCCATTTGATGGTCCAGAGAGGCATCCAAGATATTACTTGGTTAAGATTGCATTTTCCAGTATTACCTGTAATTTCAGTTTCCTTTTCCTGCATTTGGGCTGTTAGCATAATCTTGTGATCTCTTTTTTTCAAGACACATGTTCTTCTCATTATTCTTACGGTAGTAATCATCACTTGCTCACCAAACTTGTTTTCTTTCATAGCTAAAATATATTGTTTGCACCTTTTAATGCATCTCTATTCAAAGTTCAGATCAGAGCACATATATGACAActcatgcaaccctgagattctttctcctgcaggcgtggcagaatttctactcatcagtAGTGCAAActaaaactatactcaagaaaagatacattggGCAGCAGGGTTAGCATAGCAGTCAACGTGATGCTGTTATAATCGGGACTGggtttcaaatcccgtgctgtttgtaaggagtttgtacgtttgccccgtgtctgtgtgagtttcttctgggtgctccggtttcctcccactgttcaaaacataccggggtgtaattgggtggcatgggctcatgggcagaaagggcctattactgtaatgtatgtctagatttttaaaaattacagaagagagaaatgtaaacaagaaggaagtgcaaacaaactgtgtaatacagaaaatataaattcagtgataaataaagtgcaaagtagaAGACCTTAAATGTTgtttaggagcctgatggtggagggggtagcaactgtttctgaacctggtggtacgaatcttgtggtacctacacatctttccagatggcagcagcgagaacagagcatgtcctgggtggtgtggtgtGCTCTCtgctggcagcattccatgtagatttttctcgatggtggggagaaatTTAACCCGAAAAAttgttgtattgccatctttgcaaCTATCATTTATTGTTGGGCACTTATACAAATGACATTAAACTGAGGTTCAGGAAGATATAATCGTATAATTGCGAATATTGAGTCCTTGAAGGCAGTGATGAAGTAACGAAGAAAACCTCGCCCCCGCCACCCTGGAAGAGATTGCAATTCCTCCACTGGTCTCAAGAATCACATAAGAATCCACTAAATCTGAAGAAGAAGGTTGACCTCAAGGAAAGAAGAAATATCCATCCATACAATCTAACGTCTTTTGTTCTTCACTCCAGGATTCTGGCCCCAGTACAAATTGAAAGGCATTGAGAAAGCGTCAGTGTAAACACTCAAAAAGGAAATGTCATCATATGAGAGAGTTTTGGGGAAAAACATATTAATTGGTCAGTATTTTGTACACAACTCACTCCATAATCAATGCATCCTTATGGATACCTTTCAACATGCAGCATGAATTGATTAACTCACACTTATTTCCGCAGAAAGCATGAGTTAGGATGAATTCCCATTTCTCTGATtcatattctttttaaattttgcattgTCATTGCTGACAGTAATCAGATGTTTTCAATTATTCGATAACATTTGCAGGGCCCTAGGTCAGATCCTGTATCTGATTCCCATTCaaaactatataaattgtattgcCAGCaggttattttttttcaagaacttgCTTTGAGAAATAGAATATGATAATGAGGGGGTTTCCATTAATAaacatttgcagactttcaaCAAGCAAAACAAGCCATTGGAATAAACACAGCaccgacaaaaaaaaaaatccctgggcTATCTAGGCAGAGAGTATTTCTTTTTGCTCTTGCTATTGCTACTTACTTGGCATGAACAGAGGCATTCTCTTGAAGAACACAATATTATTAATAAACTAGAAAAAGGAGAAATGTAGTATTGTGAGTGAACTCAGCTCACTGCCAGTGAAGAGTTATGTGCAATTAATTGAGAGCCATGCTCTGGATATGTAAGCTGGTGAATCTATTTCCTCTCTCGCAGAGATATCACGTTACCTAAGGAAATCACCCTTATTTTAGTAATGATGTCAGCATCTGAAATTAATACTCTTACAAGAAGACACCCTAGGTGGTTGTTAATTTCATCACTTGACCCAATACCCAGAAATAACTGGAAAATAattcattaaaatattcaaaactgaTCTATAAAAAGGAAACACACAAAGAATGTTAACTTGCTCCTACTCAGGGCAAGATGAAAGCTATGTTCTATGAAAACTGAATATGGGAATCAGATAGCTTCAATGAATCAGGATATTTTGAattagatatatattttttacttTTATAAAGTAAAAATATCCTTCCTGACGTGGAAATCTTTAACATAACCAAataaattattgttttaaatgtGAGCAAAGATAAATTCTCCTGCATTTTCTCTGTTCAACATAGATTTCACTGCTCATAATtttgacttgaaaaaaaaaatttcatatcATTTTCAGTTTTTCTCTCCAAACCTGTTTTTGAAAAGAGTTCCATCTATTGTTCGAGAGAATTTCATCTTTTCAAAGGGAATGCGTGTTCTGTTCCAATCTGCTCTATCTCAGTTAAACACACAACTATTTACAAGTCATATTTCTCACTCTCAGCTTCTGATACATGAAAAATCCATTTGATGTGAAAGGACATATAGGGttggaaagaaaaagcaaagcagtGATAGTGTCTTGATTGCTGGAATGAAGGCAGAATGCTAGGAATAcagaggtcaggtagcatctgcggAGAGGGATACAAGTTTAATGCTTTCTCTGCAAGAGGTTGTCAGAGAAAGAAATCATTGCTGTTGATACTAAAGTCATTATTGGTTGGATACGTGGAATCCAATAAGGGCACTCTTAGTTGTATatgcaaggaaacaggccatttgacaaCCACACCCACAGCAACCAGAGGACACATATCAATATTAAACCCATGTTCCAGCACTTGGTCCATAGACTTCAATGCCTAAGGCAACTTATCTTGATATCTCTTCAATGCTGCAGTAACTCTGCTGGACACCAAAGGAGGTTTTGGAATGAGATTACTATTGTTAAACACTATAGAGCTTTGGTGTCCATTAATTTAACCTGGGTTAATTGATTGCTctggaaaatgcaaaaaaaaattacaatgtaAATATGAGGGCATAAGTTGGAGAGAAGACAAATGATTCAGGGCTTCAGAAGAAAGGTTGAACATGGAGTGATAGCTTAActgaacaaaggaaattaatgaggcttCAGTTTGAAAGGTGAGGAAAGCACTTTTGAGGTCAGCTACAATGAAAGTTGGAGAAGAAATTCAATCAGTCTTGCAGAGAGATAGAAGATAAAGTAGATAAAGGTAAAGGTCAATGAAAGGAGGAAGGAGTTTTGTCTTCACTACCCAGGAAGGAAGTTTGGGGAGGTTCAATCAGAGGCTTGCAGGAAGCAAATATTGGATTTAAACAATCTATTATTGTTACAAATACAATGCGAACAAAAGGAAGGATCTG
The Narcine bancroftii isolate sNarBan1 chromosome 1, sNarBan1.hap1, whole genome shotgun sequence genome window above contains:
- the c1h11orf96 gene encoding uncharacterized protein C11orf96 homolog, whose amino-acid sequence is MAAGKQGEVVGICTSYQAVMPNYAGITEEFPQPLRRQLQRAKLRQRRPREARFKTQPVTFDEIQEVEEEGVSALEEEKAKKSFLQSLECLRRSAQNSRGQKATLSSSQLRYSLDSSDSDSAH